From Chitinispirillales bacterium ANBcel5, a single genomic window includes:
- a CDS encoding aminotransferase class I/II-fold pyridoxal phosphate-dependent enzyme, which yields MACNTQAVELNDAIRSTNPYVLDMLSEKGLNIFFPKKGILAQTAESKNLKINATIGISLEDDGEPMVLDSLNTMLSVEKGSFSYAPSYGNPDIRALWKEMLFKKNPSLSNRAISLPVVTSALTHGLSMAGYILINPGDTIITPDLYWENYDLIFKHTYGAQFSTFPTFIDNKSFNIKGMEEQLNAGPAGKKIVVLNFPNNPTGYTVTETEAQEIKDVLIRSAQKGNTITVLIDDAYFGLVYEDGIIPESMFSVLADAHERILAVKFDGPTKEDYVWGFRVGFVTFGVAKNSEQLYRALESKMAGAIRATISSASNLSQYLLYNAYRTPDYSEQKREKFNILKRRYQKIRSIFHNHPEYSEYIEPLPNNSGYFMCLKMKNEKAEATRRTLMEKYGTGVISQKGLLRVAFSSIPYDSLDQLFENIYRAARETV from the coding sequence ATGGCATGTAATACCCAAGCGGTTGAGCTTAATGACGCAATTCGCTCAACAAATCCCTATGTACTTGATATGCTTTCAGAAAAAGGTCTAAACATTTTTTTCCCCAAAAAGGGTATACTTGCTCAAACTGCAGAATCAAAAAATTTAAAGATAAATGCCACTATCGGGATATCGCTTGAGGATGATGGTGAGCCGATGGTCCTTGATTCCCTAAACACTATGCTTAGTGTAGAAAAGGGAAGTTTTTCTTATGCTCCAAGCTATGGAAACCCCGATATTCGTGCTTTATGGAAAGAGATGCTGTTTAAGAAAAACCCCTCTCTTTCTAACCGCGCCATTAGCCTGCCGGTGGTAACAAGCGCTCTGACCCATGGCCTTTCCATGGCTGGTTATATACTAATCAACCCAGGTGATACGATAATTACTCCTGACCTTTACTGGGAAAATTACGATCTGATTTTCAAACACACCTACGGCGCACAGTTTTCAACCTTCCCTACCTTCATTGACAACAAATCTTTTAACATTAAGGGGATGGAAGAGCAGCTAAATGCAGGACCTGCAGGCAAAAAAATTGTAGTCCTCAATTTCCCCAATAACCCAACCGGATACACCGTAACAGAAACCGAAGCACAAGAGATAAAAGATGTACTCATTAGATCTGCCCAAAAAGGTAACACCATAACAGTACTGATAGATGATGCTTACTTTGGCCTGGTGTATGAGGATGGGATTATCCCAGAGTCGATGTTCTCTGTTTTAGCGGATGCTCATGAAAGAATTCTTGCGGTGAAATTTGACGGACCAACCAAAGAAGATTACGTCTGGGGTTTTAGAGTGGGTTTTGTTACCTTTGGAGTCGCGAAAAACTCAGAACAACTGTACAGGGCTTTGGAATCAAAAATGGCCGGTGCTATCCGCGCGACGATAAGCAGCGCATCTAATCTTTCCCAGTATCTGCTCTATAATGCCTACAGAACCCCCGATTATAGTGAACAGAAAAGGGAAAAATTCAATATTCTAAAGAGACGGTATCAAAAAATCCGCAGCATATTCCACAATCACCCCGAGTACAGCGAATACATTGAACCACTCCCCAATAATTCCGGCTACTTTATGTGCCTGAAAATGAAAAACGAAAAAGCAGAGGCCACCAGACGTACTTTGATGGAAAAATACGGAACAGGTGTAATTTCCCAAAAAGGTCTTCTCAGAGTCGCCTTTTCTTCAATTCCTTACGATAGTTTGGATCAACTTTTTGAAAATATCTACAGAGCAGCACGTGAAACAGTTTGA